One stretch of Pieris brassicae chromosome 8, ilPieBrab1.1, whole genome shotgun sequence DNA includes these proteins:
- the LOC123713677 gene encoding glutaredoxin-C3-like, which yields MGSRSGKILSNPVMAAEIQQFIKSAVAQDKVVVFSKSYCPYCTLAKNVFSKVNQPIQVYELDQREDGDAIQDTLYQITGFRTVPQVFINGNCVGGGSDVDKLYKTGKLEPLLIG from the exons ATGGGCTCACGGTCTGGCAAAATTCTTAGTAATCCAGTCATGGCGGCCGAAATACAACAATTTATTAAGAGCGCTGTAGCTCAGGACAAAGTCGTAGTATTCTCGAAATCTTATTGCCCTTACTGTACATTGGCAAAAAAT GTTTTCTCAAAAGTAAATCAACCCATCCAGGTTTATGAACTGGATCAACGTGAAGATGGAGATGCAATTCAAGACACCTTGTACCAAATCACAGGGTTCAGAACG GTACCACAAGTATTCATTAATGGAAACTGTGTTGGCGGTGGATCTGATGTCGACAAACTGTATAAGACCGGAAAATTGGAGCCACTGCTTAtaggataa